One Anopheles marshallii chromosome 3, idAnoMarsDA_429_01, whole genome shotgun sequence genomic region harbors:
- the LOC128714607 gene encoding uncharacterized protein LOC128714607, translating to MAAPTTPSRQILFVLALLFVVKLGSGRPQNAIDNQDLPEINPNELRKLYTNYNSYVSNQLDNYGLDPLQLQLLAQYAQSNAISGAGGGWDQLYRAPEMKRQIRYRQCYFNPISCFKK from the exons ATGGCTGCCCCCACCACACCTTCGCGACAGATTCTCTTCGTCCTGGCGCTATTGTTTGTCGTGAAGCTGGGCTCCGGTCGACCGCAAAATGCAATCGATAATCAG GATCTGCCCGAGATAAACCCGAACGAGCTGCGAAAACTCTACACAAACTACAACTCGTACGTATCGAACCAATTGGACAACTATGGGCTGGATCCGTTACAGCTGCAGCTGTTGGCACAGTACGCCCAGAGCAA TGCCATCagcggtgccggtggtggctGGGATCAGCTGTACCGGGCGCCAGAAATGAAGCGCCAAATTCGGTACCGTCAGTGCTACTTCAATCCCATCTCCTGCTTCAAGAAGTAA